Sequence from the Streptomyces sp. NBC_00440 genome:
GGCGTCCCGCAGTCCCGCCGCACCCCGGCACCGGGCGGCACCCAGCCCCCGGCACCGCCGCAGGGCTCCCCCGCCCTGTCCGAACCGGGAAAGCCGGGCTCGGACACGTACGCCCCGGGCCGCCCGACGGTCCCCGGGCAGCGGAGCGCGACGTAGGAATGCCTGCGGGGGCCGGGTCTCAGGGCCCGGCCCCCCGGCTCCGTCAGGCGCGAGCGCCGACCGGTCCCGCCGACCGGTCTAAGGTAGGGCGTATGAACGATCGCATGGTGTGGATCGACTGCGAGATGACCGGGCTCTCGTTGACGGACGACGCACTCATTGAGGTGGCCGCACTGGTCACCGACTCGGAGCTGAACGTGCTCGGCGAAGGCGTGGACATCGTGATCCGCCCGCCCGCCGAGGCACTGGAGACCATGCCCGACGTGGTGCGGAAGATGCACACCTCATCCGGCCTGCTCGACGAACTGGACGGCGGCACCACGCTGGCCGACGCCGAGGAACAGGTGCTGGCGTACGTACGCGAGCACGTGAAGGAGCCGGGCAAGGCACCGCTCTGCGGGAATTCGGTCGGCACCGACCGGGGCTTCCTGCTGCGCGACATGAAGGACCTTGAGGGCTACCTCCACTACCGGATCGTGGACGTCTCGTCGATCAAGGAGCTGTCCCGCCGCTGGTATCCGCGCGCCTACTTCAACAGCCCGGAGAAGAACGGCAACCACCGGGCGCTGGCGGACATCCGTGAGTCGATCGCGGAGCTGCGCTACTACCGGGAGGCCGTCTTCGTACCGCAGCCCGGTCCGGACTCGGACACCGCGAAGAAGATCGCGGCCAAGTACGTCCTGCCTGCGGATTAGACCGCTGGGGGCGATCCGGGAGGACTGCCGGAGACCCGCCCGAAAGGCGGGAGCGAGCACCCTCCCGGACCCTGTACACTTTTTCTCGGCCGGTCGGAAACGACAAGGTCGTGGTGGGTATAGCTCAGACGGTAGAGCACCTGGTTGTGGTCCAGGATGTCGCGGGTTCGAGTCCCGTTACTCACCCTCTCCAGGAAGCCCCTGATCTGCGGAAACGCTGATCAGGGGCTCCTTTCGTTCCTGAATCCGGCTGAACCGTGGCAGGCCGGACCGTGGCCGGACACGGCGGGATCTTCATTCTGAGCATTCTGAGCACGGGGGCTGTGCGGTGACCGCGACTGCGACCGCGAGGTGAAGGTAAACCCCGCTACGAGCTGAGCCGTGGCACCAGGTCCGTCGGGAGCACCAGTTGGGTCTGCTCCGCGGCGGCCGTCCCCGGCGACCGGTGCACCTCGATCTCCGAGAGCAGCAGCCGGGCCATGGCGCGGCCCATCTCCTCGATCGGCTGTCGCACGCTCGTCAGCGGCGGGTCCATATGACGGGCGATCACCGAGTCGTCGAAGCCGACCAGGGCCACGTCGTCGGGCACCCGCAGACCGCGCTCACGCAGCACCTGGCGGGCGCCGGCCGCCATCACGTCGGACGCGGCGAAGACCGCGTCCAGGTCGGGGCGGCGGTCGAGCAGCAGCTCCATCGCCCGGCGGCCGCTCTCCTCGGAGAAGTCGCCCTGCGCGACGAGCGCTTCGTCGCCGTCGGTGCCCGCCGCGGCGACGGCCTTGCGGTAGCCGTCGAGGCGGCACTGCGCGGCGTATATGTCGAACGGCCCGGTGATCGTCGCGATCCTGCGCCGCCCCCGCGCGACCAGGTGTCCGACGGCGCCGCGCGCACCCTGGTAGTTGTCCGAGTCGACCGAGGGAAGCGTCTCGTGGCCGGAGCGCCGACCGCTCACCACGGCCGGGATGTCGAGCTGCTGGAGCAGGTCGGGCAGCGGGTCGTCGGCGTGTACGGAGACGAGCAGTACCCCGTCCACCCGGTGCGCCGCCAGATACTGGGCGAGCCGGTCGCGTTCACGGTCGCTGCCGACCAGCGTGAGCAGCAGTTGCATCTCGGTGTCGGCGAGAGCGGCGCCGACGCCCCGGACGATGTCCGAGAAGTACGGCTCGGCGAAGAAGCGGGTCTCCGGCTCCGGGACGACAAGGGCGATGGCGTCCGTACGGTTCCCGGCAAGCGCGCGGGCCGCCCGGTTGGGCACGTACCCCAGCTCGGCGACCGCGGCTTCGACGGCTTCGCGGGTGCGGCTGCTGACCCGGGGAGAGCCATTGATGACCCGGGAGGCGGTGCCGCGTCCGACCCCGGCCCGTGCCGCGACCTCTTCGAGCGTGGGCCGCCCGCCGCTCCGTACTCGCGCTGCCGCCATGGCTGCCTCCCGTTCGCGGTCAATTTCTCACATGTCGGATAACCGGACCAAGTCCGGTCACCGGCTCCTCGACACGCTCGGGGGTGGGCCCGTCCCGTACGCGAGCGCCACTGATGGGAGCGCTCCCACTCTACGGGGCGGGCACGACCGCCGGAAAACGGAAGGCAGGAGGACATGAGGGCATACGGATATACGGGAGGGCATAACGGAGGACCGGACCGGGCCCAGGGGCCGGGCCCCGGCCGTCCGACGGGCCGGGGCTGCGGGGGTCAGTCCACCGGCGGCAGCGCGTGGCGGCGGATCACGTCGGCGTACCAGTGGGCGCTCGCCTTCGGGATCCGGCGCTGGGACGCGTAGTCGACGTAGACCGCGCCGAACCGCTTGGAGTACCCGTAACCCCACTCGAAGTTGTCCATCAGGGACCAGAGGAAGTAGCCGCGCACATCGACGCCGTCGGCCACCGCCCGCCGTACGGCGTCGAGATGGCCGCGCAGATAGTCGATCCGCTCGGGGTCGGCGACCCGGCCCTCGGGCGATACGTAGTCGTCGAAGGCCGCACCGTTCTCGGTGACCATCAGCGGCAGTCCCGGGTGGTCCCGGCTGACGTCCGTCAGCAGGCTGTACAGCCCATCGGGGTCGATCGCCCAGTTCATCGCGGTGCGCTTCTTGCCTTCGGCGAGGTGGAAGGCGACGTGCTCGGAGCCGGTCCAGGGCGAGTGGTCGCTGCTGCCGTGGCCGTCGTCGCGGGTGTCCCCGGTGCCGGTCGCCGGTGCCGAAACCAGCGTCGGCGTGTAGTAGTTGACGCCCAGCACGTCGATGGGGGCCTCGATGGTGGCCTGGTCGCCGTCCCGTACCAGCGCCTGCCAGTCCACCAGGTGCGCGGTGTCGGCGAGCAGGTCCTCGGGGTAGCCGCCGTCCAGGATCGGGCCGGTGAAGATCCGGTTGCCGACCGCGTCGATCCGGCGCGCGGCGTCCGCGTCGGCCGCGCTGCCGGTCAGCGGGCGGACCTGGTGGAGATTGAGGGTGACCGAGATCTGTGCGGTGGCGGGGAGTTGACCGCGCAGCACCTCGGTCGCCCGGCCATGGGCGAGGTTGAGATGGTGGGCCGCCCGCAGGGTCGCGGCCGGTTCGGTGCGGCCCGGGGCGTGCACCCCTGAGCCGTATCCGAGGAAGGCGGAGCACCACGGCTCGTTGAGCGTGGTCCACATGCCGACGCGGTCGCCGAGGGCGCCGGCCATGATCGCCGCGTAGTCGGTGAAGCGGTCGGCGGTCGCCCGGTGGGGCCAGCCGCCCGCGTCCTCCAACTCCTGTGGCAGGTCCCAGTGGTAGAGCGTGGCGACCGGCGTGATGCCCGCTTCGAGCAGTTCGTCGGCGAGTCTGCGGTAGAAGTCGAGGCCGCGTTCCACGGCCGGGCCACGGCCGGTGGGCTGCACCCGCGACCAGGAGACGGAGAAGCGGTACGCCTTGAGGCCCAGCTCCTTCATCAGCGCCACGTCGTCGCGGTAGCGGTGGTAGTGGTCGGCGGCGATGTCGCCGGTGTCACCGTTGCGGATCTTGCCCGGGGTGTGGCTGAAGGTGTCCCAGATGGACGCGGTGCGGCCGTCGGTGGCGGCGGCACCCTCCACCTGGTAGGCGGCGGTGGCCGCGCCCCAGACGAAGCCCACGGGGAAGTCCGTCGTCTCGGGTGCCTGCTCACGGGTGGTGGTCTCGGATCGTACGGCGGTCATGCGGGAGCGCTCCCAGGGGTGGGCGGAGAGGGGCAGTTGGGGAGGAGAAGGGGTTCAGGTGTCCCGTACGGCCTGCGGTCGGGCACGGGCCGTACGGGACGCACCGGGGTGGGCGGGGGACGCGGGCGTCACCCCTTGACGGCGCCGGACATGATGCCTCCGACGATCTTCTTGCCGAAGATCACGAACACCACGAGCAGGGGCAGCGTGCTGATCAGCGCGCCCGCCATCACGATGCTCTGGTCGGGCGTGTACGAGGCGCTCAGCTGGCCGAGCGCCACCTGCAGGGTGGGGTTCTGCTGGTTCAGGGCGAGGTAGGGCCAGAAGAAGTCGTTCCACGCCTGGACGAAGGTGAGCATCCCCAGCACCATCATCGCGGGGCGGGCCGCCGGGAGGACCACGCTGCGCACGATGCGGAGGTTGTTGGCGCCGTCGAGCTTGGCCGCCTCGATGAGTTCGTACGGCAGCGCCTCCAGCAGGTACTGCCGCATGAAGAAGACACCGAACGCGCTCACCAGGGTCGGGAAGATCACCGACTCCAGGTTCCCGCCCCAGCCGATCTTGGACATCATCATGAAGAGCGGCACGACGCTGAGCTGCGGGGGGATGGTCAGGGTGGCGATGACCGCGGTCATCAGCCCGCCGCGGCCCCGGAACCGCATCTTGGCGAAGGCGTACCCGGCCAGTGTGCAGAAGAAGAGCGTCGCCGCGGTGATGCAGCCGGAGACGATGACGGAGTTGACGATCGCCTTGCCCAGGTGGGCCTGGTTCCAGGCCGAGTCGAGGTTGTGGAGGAGCCGCCCGCCGGGCAGGAACGGCGGTGTGGTGTTGAGTACTTCGTCCTGGGTGTGGGAGGCCGCCACCAGGGTCCAGTACAGCGGCAGGATCGAGCCGATGCCGACGACGATCAGCGCGGCGTAGGAGAAGGGGCCGCCCTTCAGCTGCTGGCCCGCGCCGGGCCTGAAACGGCGGCGGGGCGCGGAAGGGGCGGCGGCCGGCGGGGTGGTGCGACCGGGCGCGTGGGCGGGGCTGGTCATGGTCATGGATATCGCTCCCGGTCAGGCCGCGGATGTGCGTACGAAGCGGCTGATGAGCCAGTTGATCGCGGCGATGAGCAGCAGCAGGACGAGCATCGCCCAGGCCACCGCGGCGGCCGGTCCGAGATGCCCCAGATTCCAGCCGTAGTTGTAGAGATAAATGCTGAGCGTCTCGTACTGGTTCTCGTTGCCGCCGATCGCTCCGAGCCTGCCGCCTTCCAGCAGCAGCGGCTCACCGAACAGCTGCATGGAGCCGATGGTGGAGATGACGATCGTGAAGAGGATCGTGGGCCGCAGCGAGGGGATGGTCACCTTGCGGAACTGCTGCCAGCGCGAAGCACCGTCGATCGATGCGGCCTCGTACAGATCGGTGGGCACCGCCTGCATCGCGGCCAGGTAGATCAGGGTGTTGTACCCGGTCCAGCGCCAGATCACGATCACCGAGATCGCGATCTTGGAGGTCCAGTGCCCGTTGACCCAGTTGGTGTGGCCGAGGCCGATGAAGTGCAGCACCCAGTTCAGCAGGCCGCCGTCGGCCCGGAAGACCAGGGCGAAGACCAGGGCTGCGGAGGCCACCGATGTGGCGTACGGGGTGAGGATGATCGTCCGCCAGAAGGTACTGGCCCGCAGCTTGTAGTTCAGCAGATGCGCGAGGCCCAGCGCCACCAGCAGCTGCGGGACCGTCGACATCACTCCGATCAGGAAGGTGTTGCTGACCGCCGTCCAGAACTCGGAGTCCTGGAGGATCTTGGAGAAGTTGTCCCAGCCGACCCACTGCATCTGGTCGAGGCCGGTCATCTCCACCCGGTGCATGGCGATCCAGCCGGTGTAGATCAGCGGATAGAGACCGAAGGCGCCGAAGACCAGGAAGAAGGGGGCGATGTAGGCGTACGGGGATGCTTTGTCGTCGAACCGCCACAGCCGGCTCCGCCACTTCTGCCGGCGGGCCGACGTCTGCGTGGAACCGCGGGGAGGCGGGGCGTAAGTATCCCGGGTGGGGGTCGAGGTTGCCACAGGCGGGAGTCCTTTCCCTGGGATGCGCCGACCCGGCGCGATGAGCGGACCCGTCCGGCCCGGTGTGGCGGTGTCGGAGCGCTGGTCCATGTGCGTACCGTCCGGGCGGCGTCCGGCCTGATCGGCAGGGCGCCGCCCGCGTCGGTACCCGGCGCCGGCGGCCCGGTGGCCGCCCGCACCGGTGCTGATCAGCCGACCGTCTTGTCGATGTTGTTGATCGCGTCGTTCCAGGCCTTCGCGGAACTGGTGTGACGCTGCTCCATGTTGGTGATCTGCGTGGAGAACGCGTCCTTGATGTCGGCGTCCTTCGGGCCGAGCACGGCAGCCGGGATGGTGCTGGCCTCCTGTGCGTAGATCTTGCCGACCGGAGCGTTGTTGAAGTAGGGAAGCTTGGCGTTCTTCACTTCGGGAAGGGTGTACGCCTTCTTGTTGGACGGGAAGGCGCCGATTGCCTTGAAGACGGCGGCCTGCTGCGCCGGCGAGGTCAGCCACTTGACCAGTGCGCTGGCCTCGGCCACGTGCTTACCGTTCTTGGGAACGCCCAGGAACGAGCCGCCCCAGTTGGCCGAGGACGAGCCGGGGGCTGTGGTGATGTCCCAGTGGTCCTTGTTGGCCGGGCCCGCGTTGGTCGAGATCTGACCGGCCATCCATGCGGGACAGACGACGGTGGCGACGCTGTTCTTGCGCAGCGCCGGCGGCCAGGTGGGCGGGTCGAACTGCGCGAGACCGTGCGAGAGTCCCTCGGAGGCCGCCTGGGACGCCAGCTTCCAGCCGTCCTTGACGCTGGAGCTGGTCTTGTAGACCGGCTGGCCGCTGGAGTCGTAGTACTGCTGCGTGTTGGAGCTCACCACCGCGTTGAACATGGCACTCGCCGAGTCCATGAAGTAGGTGCCCGCAGGCGCGTGCTTCTTGTACTCCTCACCCAGCGCGAGGTAGTCGCTCCATCCGCCGGCGACCTTCTGGGCGACCTTGTCCCGGTCGGTCGGCAGGCCGGCCTTCTTGAAGAGGTCGGTGTTGTAGCAGAGCGACATCGGGCCGATGTCGGTACCCGCGCCGATCACCTGTCCGCCCGACGTGGTGGCCTGCTTCTCCTTCCAGGACACCCAGTCGTCGACGTTGATCACCTTGCTGAGGTCGGCGAAATTGTTCGCCTTGGTGTCGACCACTTCCTTGATCCGGCCGACCTCGATGCCCTGAACATCGGAGAGGCCACTGCCGGAGTTCAGCTCCTGGAGCAGCTTGGGGTAGTAGACCTTCTCATCGGCGGTGGTGTCTTCCTTGACCGTGATGTTCGGGTGCAGCTTGTGATACTGCGCGAAGAGCCCTGCCTCCTTGTAGCCGAATTGCCCGTAGTCCGAAACGGTCAGTGTGATCGGCCCGTTGGCGTCGGACTTGCCCGAGTCCGACGAGTCGCTGCTACAGCCGGCCAGCAACAGGGCGGTGGCCGTCAGGCCCGTGGTGGCGATGACCGCGGCTCTGCGGCGGCGACCGCCGGCGGTGCGGGTGATGCGCATTCCACTACTCCTTGGTCCAGGGGGACTGGCGTTCTTACTGCGCGGCATACGCGCTGGTGAGTACGGGTGCCGGGAAGTGCGAGGGGGGAGACACGGGCCGTTCTGTCCGTACGGAGAAAACCTGTGCGGTGCGGGAGCGAGATGGGAGCGCTCCCATGCGCGCTGATGCCGGAAGGTTGCTGCCTCGGAGGGGCGGGTGTCAAGAGTTGAAGACGGTTCCGTTGCCCGAGCGTGTCCCGCACGTCACGCGAACGTGTCCCGCACGGCTCTTGCCACGGCCCGGAGAGCTTCGGCCCACCGTCGAGACGGGTTCAATCACCGCAGGCCGGAGGGGTGATGAACGCAGAGAACCCGGCCGCGGGCCGACAGGGGCCGTGCCGGAACCGGGATCGCGGGCGTACACAGAAAGTGAACGAGGCTTGGCAGGGGAACCCGTTTCTGGACGGGCTGCGCGTTTTTTTACCGAACTCCGCCCGAGATGCGCTGAGTTACGGAGGCGGGGCGGGCAGCGGGCCGTTCTCCGTATCCGGACACAGCAAACGCCCCGGCCGGGTGGGGGGTGAACCGGCCGGGGCGTCCGTCAGGAGGCGGCGTCAGCTGTTCGCGGCGAACGCCTTGGTGAACGCCAGATCGTCCTGGACGATCGACGAACACGTCGGGTCGGCCGAGTTCTTCGCGCCGCCGGCGCACTCCTTGTCCCGTGCGGCGGACCACATCGAGAGCCGCCCCAGCCCCTTCGCCTTGGCGAACTCGGCCAGCTTCTTCGCGTCGTCCACCGTGAACTTCTCGGTGTTGACGTCGTTGACGCCGATCATCGGAGTGACCGCGACGGCCTTCCAGGCAGCGGCGTCCGAGAGCCCGAGCACACCCTTGATCTGGGCCTGTGTGGCGGTCGCCGCCTGGGTGGCGTAGTCGCCCATGTCACCGCTGTACGAAGCCCCGTAGTCCATCGCCATGATGTTGACCGCGGAGATGTCGACGCCGTTCTTCTTCGCGTTGGCGACGAGGTCCACGCCGGGCTGGGTCAGCCCCTCGGGCATCACCGGCAGCGTGAACGAGACGTCGAGCCCCGGGTGGGACTTCTGGAGCTGCGCGATGGCCTGCGCGCGACGGGTGTTGGCCGCGGTGTCCGGCAGCGCACCGCCCTCGATGTCGAAGTCGACCTTGGTGAGCTTGTAGGTGTCGATGACCTTGCCGTACGCGGCAGCCAGTGCGTCGGCCGACGTACAGGCCGCGCCCAGCTCGGTACCGGAGGCCCCGCCGAAGGACACCCGGACGTCACCGCCCTTGGCCCGCAACCCGCTGATCTGCGAGGCCACCTTGTCGTCTCCGAGGCCCGTGGCACCTCCCCAGAGCGGGGCGCAGCTGCCGCCGGAGGTGATGAAGGCCAGGTTGAACTCCTTCACGCCGGTCTTGGTCGCGGTGTCCAGCAGGTCGTACGCGGGGTAGAGCGAGGTGTCGACGTACGGGGCGAAGCCCGCACCGGACGAGGTGCCTGTTCCGGCGCCGGTCGTCTTGGTGGGCGTGGGCGCGGGCTTCGACGGTGCGCTCCCGGTCGGTGACGCGGTTGCGGTGGGCTTGCCCGACGGCTGCGGTGCCTTCGACGGATCGGACGGCTGGGACGGCTTGGTGGGCCGGCCGCTCGGCGCGGGCGCACCACCGGTGTCGACCGAGCACTTGGCGCCGTCGATGACACAGCCGGTGGGGTCGCCCGCGGTGGCGCCCGACGACGTGACGAAGCCGATGGTGAGGGACTTGCCCGCGGCGATCCCCGTCTTGTCCCACTTCGAAGGCCGCACCGTGACGTGCTGCCCGTCGACCGTGGACTCGGCGTTCCACAGCGAGCTGAGCTTGGTGCCCGCGGGCAGGTCGAACTCCAGCTTCCAGTCGGTCAGCGCCTTCCCGGCGTCGTTGCTGACGACGTACTGGCCGGTGTAACCGCCCTGCCAGTCACTGGTCTTGGTGTAGGCGGCGCCCACGTCGGCGGCGTGCGCCGTGCCGGTCAGTGCGAACGCGCCGCCCCCTGCGACGGCTGCGGCGACCACCGCGCCCATCGCCTTGGTCTTGCCGCTCACCTTGCGCCGGTGGGTCGTCGTACTCATGGCGTGCCTGCCTCTGCGTTACGGAAGTGGGGGGTGTGGCAGCACGCTAGCGAGTCCGAACCGGACAATTGGGCAGTTCAGGAGGGAAGCCGAGGATCTTAGGGTGGGCTTAAGGAAGACAAAGGGAGCGGTTAATACCGGGGCTTGTTGGGGCTTGCTTGCGGCTTGCTTGCGGCTTGCCGGGGAGGGTGCCGCGTGCCGATGTCCCGGATCAGCCCGGTACCGGCCCCCGGAGCGTCCCGCGCCTGCGGCCCCGTACGCGGTGGCCGCGGGCAGGCAGCGCACGGCCACCGTCGAGGGCGATCCACAGCCGGACCTCGGTGCCGCCGAGGACCGAGCGCCCGATCCGCACATCGCCG
This genomic interval carries:
- the orn gene encoding oligoribonuclease, whose translation is MNDRMVWIDCEMTGLSLTDDALIEVAALVTDSELNVLGEGVDIVIRPPAEALETMPDVVRKMHTSSGLLDELDGGTTLADAEEQVLAYVREHVKEPGKAPLCGNSVGTDRGFLLRDMKDLEGYLHYRIVDVSSIKELSRRWYPRAYFNSPEKNGNHRALADIRESIAELRYYREAVFVPQPGPDSDTAKKIAAKYVLPAD
- a CDS encoding LacI family DNA-binding transcriptional regulator, which translates into the protein MAAARVRSGGRPTLEEVAARAGVGRGTASRVINGSPRVSSRTREAVEAAVAELGYVPNRAARALAGNRTDAIALVVPEPETRFFAEPYFSDIVRGVGAALADTEMQLLLTLVGSDRERDRLAQYLAAHRVDGVLLVSVHADDPLPDLLQQLDIPAVVSGRRSGHETLPSVDSDNYQGARGAVGHLVARGRRRIATITGPFDIYAAQCRLDGYRKAVAAAGTDGDEALVAQGDFSEESGRRAMELLLDRRPDLDAVFAASDVMAAGARQVLRERGLRVPDDVALVGFDDSVIARHMDPPLTSVRQPIEEMGRAMARLLLSEIEVHRSPGTAAAEQTQLVLPTDLVPRLSS
- a CDS encoding GH1 family beta-glucosidase; this encodes MTAVRSETTTREQAPETTDFPVGFVWGAATAAYQVEGAAATDGRTASIWDTFSHTPGKIRNGDTGDIAADHYHRYRDDVALMKELGLKAYRFSVSWSRVQPTGRGPAVERGLDFYRRLADELLEAGITPVATLYHWDLPQELEDAGGWPHRATADRFTDYAAIMAGALGDRVGMWTTLNEPWCSAFLGYGSGVHAPGRTEPAATLRAAHHLNLAHGRATEVLRGQLPATAQISVTLNLHQVRPLTGSAADADAARRIDAVGNRIFTGPILDGGYPEDLLADTAHLVDWQALVRDGDQATIEAPIDVLGVNYYTPTLVSAPATGTGDTRDDGHGSSDHSPWTGSEHVAFHLAEGKKRTAMNWAIDPDGLYSLLTDVSRDHPGLPLMVTENGAAFDDYVSPEGRVADPERIDYLRGHLDAVRRAVADGVDVRGYFLWSLMDNFEWGYGYSKRFGAVYVDYASQRRIPKASAHWYADVIRRHALPPVD
- a CDS encoding carbohydrate ABC transporter permease, which gives rise to MTMTSPAHAPGRTTPPAAAPSAPRRRFRPGAGQQLKGGPFSYAALIVVGIGSILPLYWTLVAASHTQDEVLNTTPPFLPGGRLLHNLDSAWNQAHLGKAIVNSVIVSGCITAATLFFCTLAGYAFAKMRFRGRGGLMTAVIATLTIPPQLSVVPLFMMMSKIGWGGNLESVIFPTLVSAFGVFFMRQYLLEALPYELIEAAKLDGANNLRIVRSVVLPAARPAMMVLGMLTFVQAWNDFFWPYLALNQQNPTLQVALGQLSASYTPDQSIVMAGALISTLPLLVVFVIFGKKIVGGIMSGAVKG
- a CDS encoding carbohydrate ABC transporter permease, encoding MATSTPTRDTYAPPPRGSTQTSARRQKWRSRLWRFDDKASPYAYIAPFFLVFGAFGLYPLIYTGWIAMHRVEMTGLDQMQWVGWDNFSKILQDSEFWTAVSNTFLIGVMSTVPQLLVALGLAHLLNYKLRASTFWRTIILTPYATSVASAALVFALVFRADGGLLNWVLHFIGLGHTNWVNGHWTSKIAISVIVIWRWTGYNTLIYLAAMQAVPTDLYEAASIDGASRWQQFRKVTIPSLRPTILFTIVISTIGSMQLFGEPLLLEGGRLGAIGGNENQYETLSIYLYNYGWNLGHLGPAAAVAWAMLVLLLLIAAINWLISRFVRTSAA
- a CDS encoding ABC transporter substrate-binding protein — encoded protein: MRITRTAGGRRRRAAVIATTGLTATALLLAGCSSDSSDSGKSDANGPITLTVSDYGQFGYKEAGLFAQYHKLHPNITVKEDTTADEKVYYPKLLQELNSGSGLSDVQGIEVGRIKEVVDTKANNFADLSKVINVDDWVSWKEKQATTSGGQVIGAGTDIGPMSLCYNTDLFKKAGLPTDRDKVAQKVAGGWSDYLALGEEYKKHAPAGTYFMDSASAMFNAVVSSNTQQYYDSSGQPVYKTSSSVKDGWKLASQAASEGLSHGLAQFDPPTWPPALRKNSVATVVCPAWMAGQISTNAGPANKDHWDITTAPGSSSANWGGSFLGVPKNGKHVAEASALVKWLTSPAQQAAVFKAIGAFPSNKKAYTLPEVKNAKLPYFNNAPVGKIYAQEASTIPAAVLGPKDADIKDAFSTQITNMEQRHTSSAKAWNDAINNIDKTVG
- a CDS encoding glycoside hydrolase family 18 protein, which codes for MSTTTHRRKVSGKTKAMGAVVAAAVAGGGAFALTGTAHAADVGAAYTKTSDWQGGYTGQYVVSNDAGKALTDWKLEFDLPAGTKLSSLWNAESTVDGQHVTVRPSKWDKTGIAAGKSLTIGFVTSSGATAGDPTGCVIDGAKCSVDTGGAPAPSGRPTKPSQPSDPSKAPQPSGKPTATASPTGSAPSKPAPTPTKTTGAGTGTSSGAGFAPYVDTSLYPAYDLLDTATKTGVKEFNLAFITSGGSCAPLWGGATGLGDDKVASQISGLRAKGGDVRVSFGGASGTELGAACTSADALAAAYGKVIDTYKLTKVDFDIEGGALPDTAANTRRAQAIAQLQKSHPGLDVSFTLPVMPEGLTQPGVDLVANAKKNGVDISAVNIMAMDYGASYSGDMGDYATQAATATQAQIKGVLGLSDAAAWKAVAVTPMIGVNDVNTEKFTVDDAKKLAEFAKAKGLGRLSMWSAARDKECAGGAKNSADPTCSSIVQDDLAFTKAFAANS